In Haematobia irritans isolate KBUSLIRL chromosome 1, ASM5000362v1, whole genome shotgun sequence, a genomic segment contains:
- the GatA gene encoding glutamyl-tRNA(Gln) amidotransferase subunit A, mitochondrial, which yields MRRHLQQNIKQLTYSYANGYYSPRHITDCALDDAVKLKDLNAFIKLTPELALHQAKESAHRYHEQRTKGPLDGITIAIKDNFCTKGITTTCASKMLENFVPPYNATVYERLARAGAILIGKTNMDQFAMGSGTVDSIFGPAKNVWSEDFQEDNWRIAGGSSGGSALAVASGICYGSIGSDTGGSTRNPASYCGVVGFKPTYGLVSRHGLIPLVNSMDVPGIFTRSVDDCTEILNAIAGPDSLDSTMFRQAFSSIQLPEPDQIDLRAIRVGVPKEYYCEGLTSEVLETWTKIADILEDAGADVVQVSLPHTASSIFVYSILNQCEVASNMARYDGIEYGFRADTDRSTEELYAKTRAAGFNNVVKNRILSGNYFLLRENYDKYFEKALRVRKLIADDFKNVFVKDNNKERVDILLTPTTLTDAPLYKDFVSVSNRDQCAVQDYCTQPANMAGIPAISLPIRLSEQGLPIGLQLMSNMFQEKTLLTVAKWIESQVDFDCFSNEQLYKIRK from the exons ATGAGAAGGCATCTTCAGCAAAATATAAAACAG TTGACCTATAGCTATGCAAATGGCTACTATTCCCCGCGCCACATCACTGATTGCGCCCTAGACGATGCTGTGAAGTTGAAAGATTTGAatgcttttataaaattaactccagaattagcattgcatcaGGCTAAAGAATCGGCACATAGATACCACGAGCAGCGGACGAAGGGACCTTTGGATGGAATAACTATAGCAATTAAGGATAATTTCTGCACTAAAGGCATAACTACGACATGCGCTTCCAA AATGCTAGAAAACTTTGTTCCACCCTACAATGCTACAGTATACGAACGTTTGGCTAGAGCAGGAGCCATTCTGATAGGAAAAactaatatggaccagtttGCTATGGGGTCTGGAACTGTAGATTCAATATTTGGGCCGGCTAAAAATGTGTGGAGCGAAGATTTTCAAGAAGATAATTGGCGTATAGCTGGGGGCAGTTCTGGAGGTTCAGCACTAGCGGTAGCAAGTGGCATTTGTTATGG ATCAATAGGATCCGACACAGGTGGCTCTACTCGAAATCCTGCATCATACTGCGGCGTTGTGGGTTTTAAACCTACGTATGGGCTTGTATCTCGTCACGGCCTAATACCTTTGGTAAATTCAATGGATGTGCCTGGAATTTTCACACGAAGTGTAGATGATTgcactgaaattttaaatgctaTAGCAGGGCCGGATTCTCTCGACTCAACTATGTTCCGACAAGCTTTTAGTTCTATTCAACTACCAGAGCCAGATCAAATAGATCTAAGGGCAATACGAGTTGGTGTACCCAAAGAATACTATTGCGAAGGCCTTACTTCGGAGGTATTGGAAACTTGGACAAAAATAGCAGATATTTTGGAGGACGCAGGCGCCGATGTAGTGCAAGTTTCATTACCACACACAGCAAGTAGCATATTCGTTTACTCTATATTGAATCAGTGTGAAGTAGCCAGCAATATGGCCAGATATGATGGAATAGAATACGGATTTCGAGCTGATACTGATCGAAGCACTGAGGAACTGTATGCCAAAACTAGGGCGGCAGGCTTCAATAACGTTGTCAAAAATCGTATTCTATCGGGAAATTACTTTTTGTTACGAGAGAATTATGACAAGTACTTTGAAAAGGCATTGAGAGTAAGAAAATTAATTGCAGATGACTTCAAAAACGTTTTCGTCAAGGACAATAATAAAGAACGTGTCGATATTCTGCTAACACCTACAACATTGACAGATGCTCCCTTATACAAAGATTTTGTATCCGTGTCGAATAGGGACCAGTGTGCTGTACAAGATTACTGTACACAGCCGGCAAATATGGCTGGAATTCCAGCAATTTCTCTACCAATACGGCTATCAGAACAAGGCCTTCCCATAGGTCTCCAATTGATGAGTAATATGTTTCAAGAAAAGACACTGCTAACAGTGGCCAAATGGATAGAGTCTCAAGTGGATTTTGATTGTTTTAGTAATGAACAACtgtataaaataagaaaataa
- the NP15.6 gene encoding NADH dehydrogenase [ubiquinone] 1 beta subcomplex subunit NP15.6 yields MSALLRFVNRAAIQRTLAVRGIKTSPKKDETAAVAGPVTKEDFANPNPKNWVSYGFDYKDEANDRNSTKGSFFFAVTLCLAWGTFFWAYLPDTQMRDWAQREAFLELRRREKAGVDLVSPNYVDPATIVLPSDEELGDTEIII; encoded by the coding sequence ATGTCGGCTCTTCTGCGATTTGTCAATCGTGCTGCCATACAACGCACTTTAGCTGTACGAGGCATAAAAACTTCACCCAAAAAAGATGAAACAGCTGCTGTCGCTGGCCCCGtaactaaagaagattttgcaaatcctAATCCCAAAAATTGGGTGAGCTATGGTTTCGATTACAAAGACGAAGCCAACGATCGCAACTCCACAAAAGGCTCATTCTTCTTCGCCGTCACATTGTGTTTGGCTTGGGGAACATTCTTCTGGGCATATTTGCCTGATACACAAATGCGTGATTGGGCCCAACGTGAGGCATTTTTGGAGCTGAGACGACGCGAGAAAGCAGGTGTAGATTTGGTCAGTCCCAACTATGTTGACCCCGCCACAATAGTTCTGCCTTCTGATGAAGAATTGGGCGATACCGAAATTATCATCTAA
- the LOC142224735 gene encoding uncharacterized protein LOC142224735, translating into MLFLAIIIICFLLTISSDIVKLLRISSLFKGRTNVTTQALQDELKKAKADRDAVLNGPEQDHYVRQIKLMRAEDKVMEAQRKIQNELRKGQLMSYSTEVAAGYVFKTILYLTLAWLSIKNRYNPVLTFSEEINLQPLQGLLSFPTGVANAVSVPVWVLSCNVTFRLVVGLIKQHIPK; encoded by the exons atgttatttctagctaTCATAATAATCTGTTTTCTTCTTACAATTTCCTCCGACATTGTCAAACTT CTGCGAATCTCATCCCTTTTCAAAGGCCGTACAAATGTCACAACCCAAGCATTGCAAGACGAGCTGAAAAAAGCAAAGGCTGATAGGGACGCTGTTCTGAATGGTCCCGAACAAGACCATTATGTGAGGCAAATTAAGCTTATGAGGGCTGAAGATAAAGTAATGGAGGCTCAGCGCAAAATACAGAATGAACTTAGAAAAGGACAGCTAATGTCCTACTCGACAGAGGTTGCGGCCGGCTACGTCTTCAAAACTATTTTGTACTTGACATTGGCTTggctatcaattaaaaatcgctATAACCCCGTACTGACATTCAGTGAAGAAATCAATTTACAACCGTTGCAGGGATTGCTTAGTTTCCCAACCGGAGTAGCTAATGCTGTCTCTGTTCCAGTTTGGGTTTTGTCTTGTAATGTTACTTTTCGGTTGGTTGTTGGTCTTATAAAGCAGCACAttccgaaataa